GAGAGTTTCTCTGCGGATCTCTCTGTATTCGTGGGAGCAGACCCCAGCCTCCGACGCCGTTTTCTTCTCATGCTTCCCCGTCACGGTCAGCTTCCTCCCGTCCACTCTCACCATCAGCTCAGCTGGGGAGAAGCCGCTCACGTCCATGGAGACCTGGTACTTGTCCTTCCCCTGCGCCTGGGAGCCGggctccttcccagcaccctCATCCAGGGACTGGCTGCTCGGCCTCGGCGTCCTCCTCCCCTCGCCCTCTCCGCAGAGAAGGGGATAAGCCAGAAGGAGGGAGTGTCTCATTCGCTCCATCTCCTCCAGGTGTGTCTGCATGTCCCCCACCAGCTGGGCCAAGAGGCTGTGGGGACCcggccccaggagcctggacacTGGGGCGCTGCTGCCAAGCCACACTCTGAGCGGGAGCATCCTGCCCGGGGCCTGGAGTTGCTGGGCCGAGTTCAGCTGCTGAgacgctgctgctggagctgcctctGCCCGACTCCCTGCCTGGCTGCTGCTCACTGGCTCCGGCAGCCCCAGCGCCGCCTTTTATACCCTGCTCGGGCCGCGCCGGGCACTTCGGGAACCTTCccgctcctggggggcggggcctggcgctgctcgggaggggcggggctgggggcggggcggggccctgctcgggaggggcggggccggggcggggcctgGCTCTGCTCGGCTGGGGGAGCCCAGCAAGTTCTAGCAGCCGCTAGCGATCGGAGCTCCCGGGCCGGGCTTTGCTGGATCCTTCCCGATCCGGTGGGGGGGCGGGTCTCAGGCCGGGGGTACGGACTGGAGCCCGGCTCTGCCCGCGGGGTTCCGAGCCCGGTAGCACAGACACCCGCTCCCGGACCAGCGCCGggcagaacccctccccccctcccccccgcgaaCGGGATATTTTCCCCCCCCCGTTAGAGCCCCGCCCTTGAGGAACCAGATTCACATTTGGCataaagtgccccccccccccccatatgccgTTTGTGGGGCTTCCAAACTTGGAGAGTTTCTCTGGTGCCCTGAAGCTCCTGCCTGGTGTTTGTGAATGGACGGGGGGGGGCTCGGACAGGCTGTTCTCCCTactgctcagcccccccccccagctcctccctcagaCAGAGCCGAGGAGGAGGAGCCGCTGGGAGGGGCACAGAGACAGCTACAgggtgtgacacccccccccccgaccggaCACGAGTCTCTGTTACTGTTTATTACACGTGCGCTGTGGGGGGTGTTCGCCCATCTCCCGTGTCTGCTCCGCACATGGACTGTCCAACCCGCCCCCCGCCCAGACCCCTGCCCGGGGACTGTCTCCCCGGCTCCAGCACGTACCCCcggccctgaaccccctccccccggctccagcccgtGCCCCCGgccctgaaacccccccccccggctccagcccgtgcccccggccctgaccccccccccggctccagcccg
Above is a genomic segment from Emys orbicularis isolate rEmyOrb1 chromosome 2, rEmyOrb1.hap1, whole genome shotgun sequence containing:
- the LOC135875238 gene encoding heat shock protein 30C-like; amino-acid sequence: MLPLRVWLGSSAPVSRLLGPGPHSLLAQLVGDMQTHLEEMERMRHSLLLAYPLLCGEGEGRRTPRPSSQSLDEGAGKEPGSQAQGKDKYQVSMDVSGFSPAELMVRVDGRKLTVTGKHEKKTASEAGVCSHEYREIRRETLLPEDVNVEAVLCSLSQDGQLCIEAPHLALPAAGGRAVPISVCQGVKAGEGNLATEGKEPGSSEMETGGESEETSPRDS